A region of Plantactinospora sp. BC1 DNA encodes the following proteins:
- a CDS encoding N-acetyltransferase, whose protein sequence is MLAYTVPTIRDHDGVTMTETMTVRRAGLADARAVAEAVGRAGLDEAVFSWVVPDEAARQACAEAWVEFAPAWVSGLLETGEILLMRDGSLAVGGLSVWELRGPGPDESTAPVDPVEAQRQAAFLDRAYGRYAPRMALVDELIAARHPDREPHWYLQQMAVLPALRGRGLGGAMLRHQLDRADTDGIGTYLEASTPRNRALYERYGFRAQGEPIRLPDGGPALQPMWRDPRPPRTTTDG, encoded by the coding sequence ATGCTCGCGTACACTGTACCCACGATCCGCGACCACGACGGGGTGACGATGACCGAGACGATGACGGTACGCCGGGCCGGGCTCGCCGATGCCCGGGCCGTCGCCGAGGCGGTGGGCCGGGCGGGGCTGGACGAGGCGGTCTTCAGCTGGGTGGTGCCGGACGAGGCCGCCCGACAGGCCTGCGCCGAGGCGTGGGTGGAGTTCGCCCCGGCCTGGGTCTCCGGCCTGTTGGAGACCGGGGAGATCCTGCTGATGCGGGACGGCTCGCTGGCGGTCGGCGGCCTGTCGGTGTGGGAGCTGCGCGGTCCCGGGCCGGACGAGTCGACCGCCCCGGTCGACCCGGTGGAGGCGCAACGGCAGGCCGCCTTCCTCGACCGGGCGTACGGCCGGTACGCGCCCCGGATGGCCCTGGTCGACGAGCTGATCGCGGCCCGCCACCCGGACCGGGAGCCGCACTGGTACCTCCAGCAGATGGCCGTACTGCCGGCGCTGCGCGGCCGGGGACTCGGCGGTGCGATGCTGCGCCACCAGCTCGACCGGGCCGACACCGACGGGATCGGCACATATCTGGAGGCGAGTACGCCGCGCAACCGCGCCCTCTACGAGCGGTACGGCTTCCGGGCCCAGGGTGAGCCGATCCGGCTGCCGGACGGCGGCCCCGCACTCCAGCCGATGTGGCGGGACCCACGCCCGCCCCGGACCACGACCGACGGCTGA